A region of Polyangiaceae bacterium DNA encodes the following proteins:
- a CDS encoding V-type ATP synthase subunit I, translating to MAIVPMLKATVLGLLPEKQEVIEKLQELGFMHVVSLRDQPAARAELPEVAVEAHEALKYLKSCPIQRPAAKRSADFDLQKLAREVMQLERRQRELSDERDHLAKSVQSVRPWGEFRVPAPERLAGLRLWFYLVPREEAERLSSVEDPWQVVGQSEGKDHVVVVSAEEPRGVPGQLVELDPRPLSELEERIGKVDLELEEIQLARARATRFIPRIEQRLDEADDQASLRHAMQQTLDEQAVFAVQGWVPSAKVDELRSFAKKRGLGLQVEEPAETDSPPTLLENPELLSGGESTVTFYMTPGYRSWDPSLLVMFAFATFFAMIFADAGYSLVLALLLGSVWRRMSRTRSGVRLRNLFVLIVLFSLLYGVSIGSYFGVPAARVPGVGGALDALRVRWLDTNNNDQMMLISILIGVFHLVLANLVVAWRTRRSLAGLVNLAWANNFVGGLLMGLSSYEVIGARHFQLGMWMLIGGAATVLFFSSSRPLPPRSLGDALLRFVDGLLALTKASAAFADVLSYLRLFALGLASAQLAGTFNQLASDAGASLGSIGILATALVFLLGHTLNFALGIMSGVVHGLRLNCIEFFNWSGLEEGHPFRAFSKKART from the coding sequence ATGGCCATCGTTCCAATGCTGAAAGCCACGGTCCTCGGGCTCTTGCCCGAGAAGCAGGAGGTCATCGAGAAGCTCCAGGAGCTCGGCTTCATGCACGTGGTCAGCCTGCGGGACCAGCCGGCCGCCCGCGCCGAGCTCCCGGAGGTCGCGGTCGAGGCGCACGAGGCGCTGAAGTACCTGAAGAGCTGTCCCATCCAGCGGCCCGCGGCGAAGCGCAGCGCGGACTTCGACCTTCAGAAGTTGGCGCGCGAGGTGATGCAACTCGAGCGACGCCAGCGCGAGCTGTCCGACGAGCGCGACCACCTGGCGAAGTCGGTACAGAGCGTGCGCCCTTGGGGCGAGTTCCGCGTTCCAGCGCCCGAGCGCCTCGCCGGCCTACGGCTCTGGTTCTACCTGGTCCCCAGGGAAGAGGCAGAGCGCCTCTCCAGTGTGGAAGACCCTTGGCAGGTCGTCGGGCAGAGCGAGGGCAAGGACCACGTCGTGGTCGTGAGCGCGGAGGAGCCGCGCGGCGTACCCGGGCAGCTGGTCGAGCTCGACCCGAGGCCGCTGTCGGAGCTCGAAGAGCGCATCGGGAAGGTCGACCTGGAGCTCGAGGAGATCCAGCTCGCGCGCGCCCGCGCCACCCGCTTCATCCCGCGCATCGAGCAACGGCTGGACGAGGCCGACGACCAGGCCAGCCTGCGCCACGCGATGCAGCAGACCCTCGACGAGCAGGCCGTGTTCGCCGTGCAAGGCTGGGTGCCGAGCGCCAAAGTCGATGAGCTCCGGTCCTTCGCGAAGAAGCGCGGCCTGGGGCTCCAGGTCGAGGAGCCCGCGGAGACCGACTCGCCACCGACGCTGCTCGAGAACCCCGAGCTGCTCTCCGGCGGCGAGTCCACGGTCACCTTCTACATGACACCGGGGTATCGGAGCTGGGATCCGTCGCTCCTGGTGATGTTCGCGTTCGCCACATTCTTCGCGATGATCTTCGCCGACGCGGGCTACTCGCTCGTGCTCGCGCTCCTGCTCGGCAGCGTCTGGCGGCGGATGAGCCGGACGCGCTCGGGCGTGCGCCTGCGCAACCTGTTCGTGCTGATCGTGCTGTTCTCGCTGCTGTACGGCGTCAGCATCGGCAGCTACTTCGGCGTGCCGGCCGCGCGGGTCCCGGGTGTGGGCGGGGCGCTCGACGCGCTCAGGGTGCGTTGGCTCGACACCAACAACAACGACCAGATGATGCTGATTAGCATCCTGATCGGCGTGTTCCACTTGGTCTTGGCCAACCTGGTGGTCGCCTGGAGGACCCGCAGGTCGCTCGCCGGTCTGGTCAACCTCGCCTGGGCGAACAACTTCGTCGGCGGGCTGCTCATGGGCCTCTCGTCGTACGAGGTGATCGGCGCGCGGCACTTCCAGCTCGGCATGTGGATGCTGATCGGCGGCGCCGCCACCGTGCTGTTCTTCTCGAGCAGCCGGCCGCTGCCGCCGCGCTCCCTGGGCGACGCGCTCTTGCGCTTCGTGGACGGCCTCCTGGCGCTGACCAAGGCCTCCGCGGCCTTCGCCGACGTGCTGAGCTACCTCCGGCTCTTCGCGCTGGGCCTCGCTTCGGCCCAGCTGGCCGGCACCTTCAACCAGTTGGCGAGCGACGCGGGGGCGAGCCTGGGCAGCATCGGCATTCTGGCCACGGCGCTGGTGTTCCTGCTGGGCCACACCCTCAATTTCGCGCTGGGAATCATGAGCGGAGTCGTGCACGGGCTCCGCCTGAACTGCATCGAGTTCTTCAACTGGAGCGGCCTGGAAGAGGGCCATCCGTTTCGAGCTTTCTCGAAGAAGGCAAGGACCTAA
- a CDS encoding ATP synthase subunit C: MDDGLLRLLGWVGIFAPPALGAVGSTIGCTRGGQAACGAMLDQEGGYGRFVGVSAMPASQTIYGIVVMFTLNRPVTAETAPALFGIGLLCGLALMASAIGQGACCAAAISSFKAKPEIFGLSIAPAAVVEGFAILAFVFAIVLSGRIPAPAAPAAGAPPAVLAH, translated from the coding sequence ATGGACGATGGGCTGTTGCGACTGTTGGGATGGGTCGGGATCTTCGCCCCACCGGCGCTGGGTGCCGTGGGCAGCACGATCGGCTGCACGCGCGGCGGTCAGGCGGCCTGCGGGGCGATGCTCGACCAGGAAGGCGGTTACGGCCGCTTCGTCGGCGTCTCCGCGATGCCGGCGTCGCAGACCATCTACGGCATCGTCGTCATGTTCACCCTCAACCGCCCGGTCACGGCCGAGACCGCGCCGGCGCTGTTCGGGATCGGGCTCTTGTGCGGTCTGGCGCTGATGGCCAGCGCCATCGGGCAGGGCGCTTGTTGTGCTGCCGCGATCAGCTCCTTCAAAGCCAAGCCAGAGATCTTCGGCCTGTCGATCGCGCCCGCCGCGGTGGTGGAAGGCTTCGCGATCCTGGCGTTCGTGTTCGCCATCGTTCTGTCGGGCCGGATCCCGGCCCCAGCGGCGCCTGCTGCGGGCGCGCCGCCCGCCGTGTTGGCTCACTGA